In the Homo sapiens chromosome 3 genomic scaffold, GRCh38.p14 alternate locus group ALT_REF_LOCI_7 HSCHR3_8_CTG3 genome, one interval contains:
- the MUC20 gene encoding mucin-20 isoform d precursor (isoform d precursor is encoded by transcript variant 4) — MGCLWGLALPLFFFCWEVGVSGSSAGPSTRRADTAMTTDDTEVPAMTLAPGHAALETQTLSAETSSRASTPAGPVPEAETRGSKRISPARETRSFTKTSPNFMVLIATSVETSAASGSPEGAGMTTVQTITGSDPEEAIFDTLCTDDSSEEAKTLTMDILTLAHTSTEAKGLSSESSASSDGPHPVITPSRASESSASSDGPHPVITPSRASESSASSDGPHPVITPSRASESSASSDGPHPVITPSWSPGSDVTLLAEALVTVTNIEVINCSITEIETTTSSIPGASDTDPIPTEGVKASSTSDPPALPDSTEAKPHITEVTASAETLSTAGTTESAAPDATIGTPLPTNSTIEREVTAPGATTLSGALATGNPLEETSALSVETPSYVKVSGAAPVSIEAGSAVGKTTSFAGSSASSYSPSEAALKNFTPSETLTTDIATKGPFPTSRDPLPSVPPTTTNSSRGTNSTLAKITTSAKTTMKPPTATPTTARTRPTTDMSAGENGGFLLLRLSVASPEDLTDPRVAERLMQQLHRELHAHAPHFQVSLLRVRRG; from the exons GCCCCAGCACCCGCAGAGCAGACACTGCGATGACAACGGACGACACAGAAGTGCCCGCTATGACTCTAGCACCGGGCCACGCCGCTCTGGAAACTCAAACACTGAGCGCTGAGACCTCTTCTAGGGCCTCAACCCCAGCCGGCCCCGTTCCAGAAGCAGAGACCAGGGGATCCAAGAGAATTTCCCCTGCAAGAGAGACCAGGAGTTTCACAAAAACATCTCCCAACTTCATGGTGCTGATCGCCACCTCCGTGGAGACATCAGCCGCCAGTGGCAGCCCCGAGGGAGCTGGAATGACCACAGTTCAGACCATCACAGGCAGTGATCCCGAGGAAGCCATCTTTGACACCCTTTGCACCGATGACAGCTCTGAAGAGGCAAAGACACTCACAATGGACATATTGACATTGGCTCACACCTCCACAGAAGCTAAGGGCCTGTCCTCAGAGAGCAGTGCCTCTTCCGACGGCCCCCATCCAGTCATCACCCCGTCACGGGCCTCAGAGAGCAGCGCCTCTTCCGACGGCCCCCATCCAGTCATCACCCCGTCACGGGCCTCAGAGAGCAGCGCCTCTTCCGACGGCCCCCATCCAGTCATCACCCCGTCACGGGCCTCAGAGAGCAGCGCCTCTTCCGACGGCCCCCATCCAGTCATCACCCCCTCATGGTCCCCGGGATCTGACGTCACTCTCCTCGCTGAAGCCCTGGTGACTGTCACAAACATCGAGGTTATTAATTGCAgcatcacagaaatagaaacaacgACTTCCAGCATCCCTGGGGCCTCAGACACAGATCCCATCCCCACGGAAGGGGTGAAGGCCTCGTCCACCTCCGATCCACCAGCTCTGCCTGACTCCACTGAAGCAAAACCACACATCACTGAGGTCACAGCCTCTGCCGAGACCCTGTCCACAGCCGGCACCACAGAGTCAGCTGCACCTGATGCCACGATTGGGACCCCACTCCCCACCAACAGCACCATAGAAAGAGAAGTGACAGCACCCGGGGCCACGACCCTCAGTGGAGCTCTGGCCACAGGGAATCCCCTGGAAGAAACCTCAGCCCTCTCTGTTGAGACACCAAGTTACGTCAAAGTCTCAGGAGCAGCTCCGGTCTCCATAGAGGCTGGGTCAGCAGTGGGCAAAACAACTTCCTTTGCTGGGAGCTCTGCTTCCTCCTACAGCCCCTCGGAAGCCGCCCTCAAGAACTTCACCCCTTCAGAGACACTGACCACGGACATCGCAACCAAGGGGCCCTTCCCCACCAGCAGGGACCCTCTTCCTTCTGTCCCTCCAACTACAACCAACAGCAGCCGAGGGACGAACAGCACCTTAGCCAAGATCACAACCTCAGCGAAGACCACGATGAAGCCCCCAACAGCCACGCCCACGACTGCCCGGACGAGGCCGACCACAGACATGAGTGCAG GTGAAAATGGAGGTTTCCTCCTCCTGCGGCTGAGTGTGGCTTCCCCGGAAGACCTCACTGACCCCAGAGTGGCAGAAAGGCTGATGCAGCAG CTCCACCGGGAACTCCACGCCCACGCGCCTCACTTCCAGGTCTCCTTACTGCGTGTCAGGAGAGGCTAA